The Capsicum annuum cultivar UCD-10X-F1 chromosome 3, UCD10Xv1.1, whole genome shotgun sequence genomic sequence TCGCCAGAGATGCATAACTACTAGTTTTCTTGACTATTTCCTGTAATCCATGTTCTATTAGTACATTTTATCACCAAAACTAGCACCAAGAGGGTGCTGAAATCTGTCCATGATTGAAAGACTTGATCTCCTATGTATATTGCAGGGAATCAATCATGTAAAACAAGGTATCAAAATGATCTACATCTTTCACGTTACACCAAAAAGCCAAGGATTATAAACATCTAGAACACTGCTATCATCTAATGTTCTGTTCCTTCCCCACATTCCATACTATGCACATAGGAGCAGTACTCACAGAACTTTCACCTGCTTTTTCATCCTCTTCTTCTCCAGCTAGTGGTAACCTACTTTAGGTTGCTTGGCATTGTTACTCCACTTTCAACATATTGATAAACATACACCACACTGCCAGCATACACAGAAACGCAGAAACATGAGGCTCCCACTATTTTTCACACAATAATATCCGCTGCAAATGATGATCCCCAATCCATGTGTTTTTTCTTGAGTAAGACTTAATGTATGCTAAGAAATCCAAGTGAAACATACCACTTTTGGTGGTGCCTTGTGTTTACTAGATTCTCAAGGCCCCTGATTCTTCCTGCTAGTTCTAAATAGAAAACTCTGACAATTACAGCCATCCTTTTCTGCTTTCCAAATCACAGTATTTGGTTTTGGAGATAGCTCTTGTAGCTGAGCTTAAAATTAAAATTCCTAGTCATAGAAAGTCTCCTGTAATTAAGACCCCATCTACCCCTAGTCCTACTTTCATCGATGGTAGCATCATGCCATTATGTTCTATAATTGCAGTACAGAAGAGGAAAACATCTTTTAAATGTATGTCTTCCAGCCACTAGTATAATTATATTCAATAGAGGGCTGCAGTCTTCTGATTCGATGGTTATAAAAGTCTAGAATGTTGGTTTGTTTGCACAAGATGTGTTGGTCCGAGAAATTATGCATCCTTTTAGattgttgtcttgcttattttaaTACCGGGAAAGTGCGTTTTCCAAGCATGCGAATATCGTGTTGTAGTAATAACCTGTTTATTTTGAATATAAAGCAATATTTGTAGACAATTCAGATATTTGGGATCAATGTTTCATGATATAGAATGATTTATACATAAGATTAAGCTATTATGTGATTGGAAGATACTTTACAAAGTGAAAGGCAAGTTtaatagaactgtaaggccaacATTGCTGAATGTTCAGTCTCTAAAGTTATCCACAAAATGAATGCCCCAGAGATGCAAATGTTAAGATGGATTTGTAATCACATACGTTAGAAGGTGCAAGTAGCACCATATAGAGGATAAAATCAGAGATTGTTGTTTGAGATGGTTTATCCACGTGTTACGTACCGTCTCCAGATGCACTTATTCTTAGGTATGAAAACATGATATTGAAGATGTTAAAAGTGGAAAAGTAGAACTAATCAGATGAAAAGAAGTTGTCTCAAAAGATATCTAATATCTTCATATCCATTTAAATCTAGCAAAAGATAGAAATTAATGGATGTTGAATATCCGTATAGGTGATACTGACTAGAAGACTCTTCGTTTATTAGAGAGATAACCACTAAAGTATTGTTAGAGAAACCAAATGTTAGATATCCTCAAGTACATGATATTGAAATTTTATGGACCTAAATGGAGCATTTATAATAATGAGGATTCATGGATCCGATTCCAACAAGCAGTGCAGGTACTTGTAGGCATGCTTGTCTTTCTCaatactttattttatatattgggCTGTAAAAGATCAAAATTCACTCCTAAAAAACATTGTTGATACACAACATTCGCACAACAATGCTAATCTCACAACTAGTATTTTCGCATAGTACGCCTGCACTTTTTCATTTCgtttatcatattttaattatatgtGTCACGTCATCTATTATGCAATTCTCCTGAATGACCGACTTGTTATTGAATTGCCAACATTTGGGTGCCACAAATCTTTTAACGAGCTAAATTCAAGTGCATATTGAACATTGTAAGATATGCTTTACTTTTTACCTTATCAAGAGATGATATGCTTAAGCTTTTTACTAATTTATTGCACAAGTTTGTAATCCTTTCATATCATTCTCGTTTGGCATGTTGAATTCAAGAATTTTCATGTTCTTCCAAGTGAATTTTGGACTACAAGGCTTTgatgtttttctattgtttgaaAAGTatccaaaaaaatgaaaattcatctGTCCGGTATCATAACATACTCCAGGTTTTGACAGGTACCAGATTTCGTGGAACTTCTTTGGCAACGTCATCCTTTGCATGCCAAGACATACTTGGCGGCCGCTTCCTGCATCAGCCCaaatatgatatgaatgactgGTATAAGAATGTAAAAGTTGAAGATGGTGTTGATTATAGCCCTCCAATTTCCTTGCCCTTTACAAATGCACAGTTACAACCAAAACCTCTTTTCGCATCATATCATGCCAAGAAAGGGTGTCCTTATGAAGGACTGCCTGCCGTAACAACAAGCAGAATCAACGAGAGTGCCAACTCATCTTTGCATGATATGCGAGGATCAGATTTTGTTTCCCCTTCTCTGTTCCACACCACCTCAGCTGGATCTGAAGTCTTGCATGCTTTGGACACATCTTCCGCCATTCAGGGGCTCTCAGGGATATCAAATTCCAGCAATGCTCTCTCTCTTCTGTCATCTCAATCACAGGGCTCGTCAAATCATTCCAATGTTTTTCCCACTGCCCGCCCCCTGATTCCACCAAGCAATAATTCACATTACAATGTAACTCAAACATCTAAAGAACTCCTGGGACTTGGTCCTCATGGCTCAGCAGGTAGAATGTCCCATACATTCAATTCATCTGGGGTCAATTCTACAGAAGGTGGACTGGATCAGATACTATTTCCAAGCAACACTTGTGGTATCAATCGCATCATTCAAGGATCAGATTTGGTGAGCCCCAAGAATCAACTTTCTTGTGAAGATGGACCTACTATTGATTTGCTCCAGCTGTCATCACAGCTTCAGCGTGTGGAGCATCAAAGGTTTTCCATGCAAGTGAAGCAGGATAGTAATGCTTTTCCCGGCCTTAGAATCACTTGAGCAGGTAGAAACATGTGCTGTATCACTATCACTGCTTCGCTTAACTCTTTATCACATGTTTCCTTGGggtgattatttttcttttagcttAAACAAATTTTAGCCTCGCTGTTGTTTCGACATAAGCCTTTGTAAACTGGACAAAATCACTTTCCTGTCAGGCTACCACATTCTTAAATTTTCACTGACACTTATTTTTCACATTTGTTGGGATTTTCCAGTACATATGCACCTCTATGTTACCTTCTGAAGCTGGACTATGAAGGTGTCAGGTTGATTCCTTATTGTCAACTTTCAATAATGGCTGATCCTATCCTAGTAGACGATGTTCCATATAGACGCAGACGCGTTACCTTCTGTAGATTTTGTAACAATGCGACGAGGATCAAATTGCATTAACTAATCTTGCCTTATTATGTTGCCCTTCTTTCCCTAAACTATACTTTATGTTAGCAGATGCAAATATCTTGATTATTGTCTAAAATTGATGGGCGCTGAACCGCTGAAGTGCGCATCAACTCGCTCAAGAAGCAGACAGCCTTCTCAGTTCTCTGTTTACATTGGTGGGAGCAAGTCTTTGGAATCTTGATGTTCACTACttcgttttattttattttattttttacctcatTTGATACTGAGTGACAACTGTTCTGTCTCATTCAATAAtgatgttttttcttcttttggacaattaacaaaaataatcatGACTTGGTAGTCTGAGCAAATCTATGTACTAAATATTCACCTTATTCGTTCCTTTGTTTTGGAATAGTTGTTCAATTATCTTAACCTCGTGAACAACGCCGTGAAATGCTTGTAGGCACtagaaagagtgcatgatttgaAGTCGAGGTTGTCATGAATGTTTGTGACTGACACTCTATGGTTTGAACTCCAAAATGGCAATGGCAAGATCGCCCGTTGATGAACTGCAGATCCATAGTCTGCTAGAGCCCCCTCTAAGAATCTCTGATCACTATttatatgttttgttattattatcaaCTTTCAGAATATGTAAATCAAGACAATATAGTTTGAATATAGCTTCTTTGTGTCCCATGAAATTCCCAAAATGTTCGATTTATACCAAATACAGGGGGGAACAGTAGCAACAAAGTTGTTGTAGTATCGTGGTGAGTATTCCCGCCTGTCACCAGGGCGACCCGGGTTCGATCCCCGGCCAACGGTGTCTTGTGTGTGTTGTTTGTTCTCTTTCTTAAAAAAACTACTTTATGACCGTTTTGCTTCAACACTCAATATAACTTTTAATCTGCTGCAGCAGTCTTTTCCATTTGAAAGTTCAAATAAATTCTAGAGATCTATTCGAACTTCAAACcatataatataaatagaaaataaaattcattttgaaattaaaatcgGTTGGTGAACTTGCGAATTCATTCAGTCACATTTAATAAATAAACAATCGCATGGTGCCAACAAAATCGATTCTAATTCCCATTTTGTGAATTAACTTATCAACGTGCTGGTGGACATTTATTTTGAATTCGATAGTTTTTTCAAAAACATATTCCCCTCTTTATAGTCTCAAAATTTAAATCAGCTTAAAAACTCTCCTAGTTTCACCCTGTTTTGCCTATCCAGTTAGTTGCCTGTAAAACTAGAGAAATGCCAGCTGTCATATCTTATAGCTGTTGCACAGACATTTAGTTTGGTGATGGCAACAAAGGCATTTTATACTGATTATAACCAACTATTACATGTCTATTTC encodes the following:
- the LOC107845548 gene encoding squamosa promoter-binding-like protein 6, giving the protein MESWSYFSGGKGFVSDESVSGKNGVMGWELKTPSSYGSTVICSSQHGSDNPIFQELGSPNLMRKPMFSDQMRGVGNIFGSVAGAFSGEDKSSSISRDTSLIDLKLGRFPDHVDANIFKSPKSMPSFTTAESIVPAKRMRAGGVNSHKPFCQVQGCGKDLSPCKDYHKRHKVCEVHSKTAKVIVNGIEQRFCQQCSRFHLLAEFDDGKRSCRKRLAGHNERRRKPHTGTRFRGTSLATSSFACQDILGGRFLHQPKYDMNDWYKNVKVEDGVDYSPPISLPFTNAQLQPKPLFASYHAKKGCPYEGLPAVTTSRINESANSSLHDMRGSDFVSPSLFHTTSAGSEVLHALDTSSAIQGLSGISNSSNALSLLSSQSQGSSNHSNVFPTARPLIPPSNNSHYNVTQTSKELLGLGPHGSAGRMSHTFNSSGVNSTEGGLDQILFPSNTCGINRIIQGSDLVSPKNQLSCEDGPTIDLLQLSSQLQRVEHQRFSMQVKQDSNAFPGLRIT